The window CAGCAGGCATCCAGCCACTCCCACATCCGAGACGGCGTGCCTGATACCGAGCCTGGCCAGCACCGGAAGTTCCCGCGACAGGCTGACGGCAAGTTCGAGCGTATGGAGTGGGACCAGGGTGGCTTCGACGCTGGCGGTATTGATGGCTGATTTTCTGGCTGCCTTTTCCGCGTCATTGCTTGGCTTTTGCTGCATGGCACAAAGCAGAGAGTTGAAAGCGCAGGCATCCAGATCAGCGAGCCTTAGGAACTCTTCCCTTCCAGGCTGCGCAATTGACGCGATCCTGCGCATTTCACTATGACTTTTCACGTATTTTCCGTTCTTCAGGGTGAGGTTCGATACCATCAGCATCAGAGCTGCTCCGCAGGCCCCGGCAACTGCTGCTGCCGCCCCTCCGCCAGGTGTAGGGGCGTCTGATGAAAGCCCTCTCAGGAATTCATCTATCTTCATCTCTTTGAACAAAATTCCTCCACCAGATTAATCTTTAGCTTTTTCCTTTTTTCTCACCCAGTCTTCGATGTTGACCTGTTTTTCACGTCCCAGGCCCAGGGCATATGGCGGCACATCCTTTGTGATCACAGAGCCGGCGCCGACATAAGCGTGTGCACCGATCGTCACCGGAGCTACCAGAGAGGAGTTGCTGCCTATGAATGCATGCTCCCCGATTTTAGTTTCATTCTTTCTGATTCCGTCATAATTACAGGTAATGGTGCCTGCGCCAATGTTGGTGTCCACTCCGACATCCGCATCGCCGATGTATGAAAGATGGGAGGCCTTCACTCCAGGGGAAAAACGGGTTTTCTTGAGTTCCACGAAATTGCCTACCTTGCAAGTGTCTTCCAGCCGGCTTCCCGGACGGATATGGGCGAAAGGACCGACCTGGCAGTCCGATGAGACGACAGAACCATTGACAATGCTGAATTGTACCTGATTACGGTTTCCGATCCTTGAACTCTGGATCTGCGTATATGGCCCGATCTGATTATACTCACCGATTACAGTGTCTCCGCTGATTACGGTACCCGGCATGATCACGGTCCCTGTTCCGATCTGCACATCCCAGTCGACGTAAGTAGTGTCAGGATCGAGAACTATCACTCCGGATGCCGACAGTTGAAGATTTTTCCTGATTTTTAGCTCACGCAAGGCTTCGGCGAGTTCCAGCGGTGTGTTTACCCCGATGAAATCAGCCGAATCCGGCAGGTTGAAAGCACAAGCTTTTTTCCGTTCCTTCCTGCAAAGGTTCACGATATCTGTCAGATAAAATTCATGCTGCGCATTGTCGGTTCCGATCCGGTCGATGACCTGCAAAAGAAGTTCCAGACTGATCAGATAAATCCCGGTATTGATTTCCCTGATTTTCTTCTGCCTGTCAGTAGCGTCCCGGGCCTCGACTATGGAATGAAATCCATTTTTATCACGAATGATCCGCCCGTAACTTCCGGCATCAGGAAGTTCTGTCGACAGCACGGACAAGTCGGCCTGCTCACGCCTGTGGCAATCCACGAAAATTTTCAGGGAATCGGCAGTGATCAGAGGAATGTCACCTGGAAGTATCAGAATCTCTCCCTTTGACAGGCAACCGGACTGAAGCGCACAGAGGACGGCATGTCCGGTACCCAGAGGCTGTTCCTGCCTTGCCCTGAGCACCTGCGGCGGAAGCTCAAGCTCGAAATTATGGGGACCCAGAACAAATACTGTCTTCTCAGTGCCAAGCCCTGAAACGGCCTGATATACATAATCGACAACCCTCTTTCCCAGAAGGTTGAAAGTGAGCTTGCTGAGTGCGCTCTTCATTCTCGTGGATTTTCCTGCTGCCAGAACTATTGCTTGCATATGATCCTCGCAGATTTAGTTTGGGGTACTATAGTTATTCTCGGAATAGATGTCAAAAATATAAGAGAATCGATGAAGATGGAGAGGATGTAGTTTGGCTGGGGTGGTTGGATTTGAACCAACGAATGCAGGAGTCAAAGTCCTGTGCCTTGCCGCTTGGCTACACCCCAATCAGATTTCTTCGCCACCGCCGTTTTTAAGGACTTCCTCGTACTTCTCCAGAACCATTTTCTGCAGTTCATCCCTGGTTTCAGTCAGGATGGGGTGGGCCATATCCTGAAACTTGCCGTTGCTCATCTTGCGTGAAGGCATGGCCAGAAACAGGCCTTTCTTGCCTTCGATGATTTTCAGATTATGCACTACAAATACATCATCGATAGTGATCGAAACGACAGCCTTCAGTTTTCCTTCCCTCTTCACGGGCCTGATTCTAACTTCAGTAATGTTCATTTAACTAAACTCCCACCTTTAAAAATTTATATCAACTGAAGTGATTAATTCAAATCCATTTTCTTTGTTATACTTGTTAACGAATAAATTGTTACCCTGCATTCTTCCACTCTGCTGAATCAGATCTGCTGCAACAAGTTTTCCCTCAGCGATGCGAGCAGAAGAAACCGGCTGATTGCTTTCCCCTGCTATACCAACAGACCAATTACAGGCATTCCCGAAAAAAATTACCGAAAAATTGTATTGCCGCTTTAGAAGTTCAGTGTCGACAACCGTGATCCTGCTGTTTTCAGGAGCTCTGAAACCGCTGCCTGCGATTTTCCCCCTCTCGATCAGCAGGAATCGATCGTTGTTTTCAAAATAATTCCCGCGGAAACCTATTTTTTTAAGATGATTCTGGAACGAGTTCCGTTCAAGAAATTCAGGGGAATTCCGCTCAGGGACAGACAGTTCAGGCTGCACAGACAGGTCAAGATTAAGTGTGTAATCCAGAAAAACAGGTCTGGCAGTTGCTGAAGCAAGTCCTGCAATCACGATAAAAAACACTATAAAATTACACATTATTCATAATTATGTTATAAGTTTCGGAAAGTATATCGACCTGAAGGAAAAAAACAAGATAATCGAGTACCGCGTACCATTTAATGGCAATCTACTTTTTGAAAAAATTCTTCAGCTTTTCGGCGAATCCCTGCTGCTGCGGAGAATTTCTCACGCTGCTCAAAGAATCCAGCTCTTTCAGAAGCTCCTTCTGCCTTGCGCTGAGATTTGTGGGGACTTCCACATTCACTTTGATGTAGAGGTCACCCTGACTGTAACTGTTAATTGAAGGCATGCCCTTGCCTTTCAGTTTAAAAAGTTTTCCGCTTTGTGTTCCGGTCGGGACCGTCATTTTAACCTGCCCATCCATAGTCGGAACCTGGATGTTGTCGCCGACGGCCGCAGTATAAAAAGAAATCGGAACCTCTGCGATGATGTCATCACTTTCTCTATGGAAAATCTGATGTTCCTTCTGGTGCATGACAAGATAAAGATCCCCGGACAACCCTCCTCCAACGGCTGCTTCTCCTTCATTGGCGAGTTTCAGCCTCATTCCGTCCTCTGCACCCTTGGGGATTTTGACTTTGATCTGTGAGGTCTTCTTCTCGCGTCCCTCACCTCTGCAGGCTGAGCATGGCTTATCCACGATGCTTCCTCTGCCGTGGCAGGCCGGGCAGGTCGTGCTGATGCTGAAGATCCCCTGGGCGTGAAGGACCTTGCCTTTTCCTTTGCACTGGGGGCATACCTTAGGGGCAGTTCCCGGTTCGGCTCCACTTCCGTGACAACGCTCACAGGCTGCAAACTTCGGCACCGAAATCACGATTTCCCTGCCGTAGTAAGCGTCCTCCAGCGAGAATTCCAGGTCATAGCGCAGATCGCGTCCTTTCTGGGCTCCGCGTCTTCCCTGTCTGCCTGCACCGAAGATGTCTCCAAAAATGTCGCCGATCCCCATCTCGCCGAAAATGTCTTCAAAGTTGAATCCTTGACCGTTGAAACCGCTCCCCCCGAAACCACCAGGGTTGACACCGGCGTGTCCGAAGCGGTCGTATTGCTCGCGCTTTTTTGGATCTGAAAGCACCTCGTAAGCTTCATTCACTTCCTTGAAGCGCTCTTCGGCTTCCTTATTGTTGGGATTGACATCAGGGTGATATTTCCGGGCCAGATTGCGATATGCCTTCTTGATCTCGTCGTCACCGGCGTTCTTCTGCACACCCAGCACTTCGTAAAAATCGCGATTCATAGTATTCTCCAGATCAACTGCAATTCTAGCGGGATCATTGTATGCTTCGAAGTTCGAAGGGTCAAGGGTGAAAGAAGAAACTCTTTCACCCTATTACCCAACGACTTATTTACTGTTTACTGTTTTTTATCATCCACAGACTCAAATTCAGCATCCACCACTTTTTCGTCTTTTCCCTGACCATCTTCCTGGGCAGGCTGCTCAGGCTGAGGCCCGCCGG is drawn from Candidatus Wallbacteria bacterium and contains these coding sequences:
- a CDS encoding cyclodeaminase/cyclohydrolase family protein, with translation MFKEMKIDEFLRGLSSDAPTPGGGAAAAVAGACGAALMLMVSNLTLKNGKYVKSHSEMRRIASIAQPGREEFLRLADLDACAFNSLLCAMQQKPSNDAEKAARKSAINTASVEATLVPLHTLELAVSLSRELPVLARLGIRHAVSDVGVAGCLLDTAFSGAELNVMINLPGIVDEQVRQDFTDKIKLLKPVLTDNLRDSRSEIKL
- the dnaJ gene encoding molecular chaperone DnaJ — translated: MNRDFYEVLGVQKNAGDDEIKKAYRNLARKYHPDVNPNNKEAEERFKEVNEAYEVLSDPKKREQYDRFGHAGVNPGGFGGSGFNGQGFNFEDIFGEMGIGDIFGDIFGAGRQGRRGAQKGRDLRYDLEFSLEDAYYGREIVISVPKFAACERCHGSGAEPGTAPKVCPQCKGKGKVLHAQGIFSISTTCPACHGRGSIVDKPCSACRGEGREKKTSQIKVKIPKGAEDGMRLKLANEGEAAVGGGLSGDLYLVMHQKEHQIFHRESDDIIAEVPISFYTAAVGDNIQVPTMDGQVKMTVPTGTQSGKLFKLKGKGMPSINSYSQGDLYIKVNVEVPTNLSARQKELLKELDSLSSVRNSPQQQGFAEKLKNFFKK
- the spoVG gene encoding septation regulator SpoVG; amino-acid sequence: MNITEVRIRPVKREGKLKAVVSITIDDVFVVHNLKIIEGKKGLFLAMPSRKMSNGKFQDMAHPILTETRDELQKMVLEKYEEVLKNGGGEEI
- the glmU gene encoding bifunctional UDP-N-acetylglucosamine diphosphorylase/glucosamine-1-phosphate N-acetyltransferase GlmU; amino-acid sequence: MQAIVLAAGKSTRMKSALSKLTFNLLGKRVVDYVYQAVSGLGTEKTVFVLGPHNFELELPPQVLRARQEQPLGTGHAVLCALQSGCLSKGEILILPGDIPLITADSLKIFVDCHRREQADLSVLSTELPDAGSYGRIIRDKNGFHSIVEARDATDRQKKIREINTGIYLISLELLLQVIDRIGTDNAQHEFYLTDIVNLCRKERKKACAFNLPDSADFIGVNTPLELAEALRELKIRKNLQLSASGVIVLDPDTTYVDWDVQIGTGTVIMPGTVISGDTVIGEYNQIGPYTQIQSSRIGNRNQVQFSIVNGSVVSSDCQVGPFAHIRPGSRLEDTCKVGNFVELKKTRFSPGVKASHLSYIGDADVGVDTNIGAGTITCNYDGIRKNETKIGEHAFIGSNSSLVAPVTIGAHAYVGAGSVITKDVPPYALGLGREKQVNIEDWVRKKEKAKD